The following proteins are encoded in a genomic region of Armatimonadota bacterium:
- a CDS encoding ASKHA domain-containing protein — MKVIFEPDGMEVFIPSGTLLSRAAAAAGRAIETPCGGMGICGKCRIIVHGNVSAPDTAERERLTDDELASGLRLACMTSALGDVSVEIPDSSRSLVQKILSKGVHKECAVLSNVTKVYCELTAPSLDDEQAEFERLASCLESRDIHLQPNFNIIRTLSAHMRRANYKITAVVYSDELIGIEPDDTTDKCYGIAYDLGSTTIVGYLMDLTTGEELAVSSVMNPQMVYGDDLVSRISFATTEKDGAKILRSAAIGALNRIAHDLSGSAGISLENVYKVTVVGNTCMTHLLLGIDTTSLGQSPYVPTLCTGITLRSRDLGIETGPESKIVILPNIAGFVGSDTVGVLLSSMYEDNGSTRLAVDIGTNGEMALMHNGHLYVCSAAAGPAFEGAGISCGMRGAPGAIDSVIIDGDVHITTIHNMPPIGICGSGLVDAVAQMLDAGIINESGRMVSSKDAVGLPEAIRERLIETQQGVEFVLATEKQSGSGKATTITAGDIRHMQLAKGSIHAAIQTLVKTAGISDSDLDQILLAGAFGSYIRVESAIRIGLIPDISPDKVVSIGNAAGAGAKLALLCEKEMELGRQLARMAEHVELAVSPYYQMELMERMMFPANAVVL, encoded by the coding sequence GTGAAAGTAATTTTCGAGCCCGATGGGATGGAAGTCTTTATCCCCTCGGGCACGTTGCTATCAAGAGCAGCCGCTGCGGCAGGCCGTGCGATTGAAACGCCCTGCGGCGGAATGGGTATCTGCGGCAAGTGCAGGATTATCGTGCATGGAAATGTGTCTGCACCCGATACTGCCGAGCGCGAGCGCCTGACCGATGACGAGCTAGCCTCCGGCCTAAGACTGGCTTGCATGACGAGCGCATTAGGCGATGTAAGCGTTGAGATTCCGGATTCCAGCCGGTCACTGGTTCAGAAGATATTGAGCAAAGGTGTTCATAAAGAGTGCGCGGTGCTCTCAAACGTCACAAAAGTCTACTGCGAACTCACTGCGCCCAGTCTTGATGATGAGCAAGCCGAATTTGAGCGTCTTGCCTCCTGCCTGGAGTCTCGGGACATCCATCTTCAGCCGAATTTCAATATTATCCGCACACTATCAGCCCACATGCGCCGCGCAAATTATAAGATCACTGCTGTCGTATATAGTGATGAGCTGATTGGGATCGAACCGGATGATACGACCGATAAATGTTACGGCATCGCTTACGACCTCGGCAGCACGACCATAGTCGGTTACCTCATGGACTTAACGACCGGCGAAGAGCTTGCAGTATCTTCGGTTATGAACCCCCAGATGGTCTATGGAGACGATCTTGTCTCCCGCATCAGCTTTGCCACAACTGAAAAGGACGGCGCGAAAATACTTCGGTCCGCAGCAATTGGAGCACTCAATCGTATTGCTCATGATCTTTCAGGCAGCGCCGGCATATCGCTTGAGAATGTCTACAAAGTGACAGTGGTCGGTAACACGTGCATGACTCATCTTTTGCTTGGTATAGACACAACGAGCCTCGGTCAATCGCCTTATGTGCCGACTCTCTGCACCGGCATTACCCTGCGATCACGCGATCTTGGTATTGAGACCGGTCCCGAATCTAAGATCGTGATCCTGCCGAACATTGCGGGCTTTGTCGGCTCCGATACCGTGGGAGTGCTGCTTTCGAGCATGTATGAGGACAACGGCAGCACCAGGCTCGCGGTCGATATCGGCACCAACGGTGAGATGGCCCTGATGCATAATGGGCATCTATATGTGTGCTCCGCTGCGGCAGGCCCTGCGTTTGAGGGAGCCGGGATAAGTTGCGGCATGCGAGGCGCTCCGGGCGCAATCGACAGCGTGATAATCGACGGAGATGTTCATATTACGACTATCCATAATATGCCTCCCATTGGGATATGCGGATCGGGTCTTGTGGATGCTGTCGCGCAGATGCTGGATGCGGGGATTATTAACGAGAGCGGTCGAATGGTCTCGTCCAAAGACGCCGTGGGATTGCCGGAGGCCATTCGCGAGAGATTAATCGAAACACAGCAGGGTGTGGAGTTTGTATTGGCGACAGAGAAACAGTCGGGTTCAGGCAAAGCCACAACCATTACTGCCGGTGATATCAGGCATATGCAGCTTGCCAAGGGTTCGATTCATGCTGCAATCCAAACGCTGGTCAAGACCGCGGGCATTAGCGATTCCGATCTCGATCAAATCCTGCTCGCGGGAGCGTTCGGCAGCTATATTCGTGTTGAGAGCGCGATCAGAATCGGTTTGATTCCGGATATTTCCCCTGATAAGGTCGTATCCATCGGCAATGCAGCCGGAGCTGGTGCAAAGCTTGCTTTATTGTGTGAAAAAGAGATGGAACTTGGCAGGCAGTTGGCGCGCATGGCTGAGCATGTCGAGCTTGCAGTATCGCCATATTATCAAATGGAACTGATGGAGAGAATGATGTTTCCGGCGAATGCAGTAGTTTTATAA
- a CDS encoding corrinoid protein, with translation MEALAQAIINGKAPDAKEITEKALAEGMNPGDILNNGLVAGMNVVGAKFKNNEFYVPEVLIAARAMKMAMEVLRPKLASSGVEAKGRVAIGTVSGDLHDIGKNLVAMMLEGAGFEIMDLGVDVKPQAFVQAVKDGANIVALSALLTTTMPAMKDTIEAIKNEGVRDQTSIMIGGAPVTQNYADEINADGYAPDAASAVDKAKELLKIA, from the coding sequence ATGGAAGCTCTGGCGCAGGCCATTATTAATGGCAAGGCGCCGGATGCAAAAGAGATTACAGAGAAGGCACTGGCCGAGGGTATGAACCCCGGTGACATTCTCAATAACGGTCTCGTGGCCGGTATGAATGTCGTTGGCGCCAAGTTCAAGAACAATGAGTTCTACGTTCCTGAAGTTCTCATTGCCGCCCGCGCTATGAAGATGGCGATGGAGGTTCTTCGACCTAAACTGGCTTCAAGTGGTGTTGAGGCAAAGGGCAGGGTCGCGATAGGCACTGTAAGTGGCGACCTTCACGACATCGGCAAGAACCTGGTCGCCATGATGCTTGAGGGGGCTGGTTTTGAGATCATGGACCTCGGAGTTGACGTAAAGCCACAGGCGTTCGTGCAGGCCGTCAAGGACGGTGCCAATATAGTCGCGCTTTCCGCACTTCTGACGACCACCATGCCTGCAATGAAAGACACCATCGAGGCCATAAAGAATGAGGGAGTCCGTGACCAGACATCAATTATGATTGGCGGCGCTCCCGTCACGCAGAATTATGCCGATGAGATCAATGCCGACGGCTATGCTCCCGATGCTGCCAGTGCGGTAGATAAGGCAAAAGAACTTCTCAAGATAGCTTAA